The Mycobacterium riyadhense sequence ATGTTGCCGGGGTGGCGATTCCGGCCGGGAGTGAGGTGATACCCCTCGGGGACGAGGGGGTACCGGTCGCGGGTCTGGCGCGACCGCACCGAGGTGCGGTGCGAACGGTTGGGGATGACGATTCGGGGATTGTTCATGGTTGTCGTCGCTTCTGCATGGGCCACGCGTTATGCGCAGCGGTTGATGTGCGGTCAGCGGTCACCGGCAGTGGCGAATGGCCACAATGGCCATGCCAGGCCTGGCGCTGACCAGTCAGCGACGAGCCAGGCAGAAGCGAGTCAACAGGTCTTGACCGGTGCGAGCGGAAATTAGCGCAGCGGGCGGCCCGCGCCCTGCCCGCACGACGAGGCAGGTAAGCACACCCGCGACGCCCACGGCCACCGCGACGGCGGCGGCTGCCGACGCCTGCGCGGCCCACCGCGGAAGCACCGCGGTCGCCAACTGCTCCGGGCACGGCGGCGTGGAGTTGTCCGAGAGGTGCTGGTGGTCGGCGTTGACCGCGAACTCTTTGCCCACGGATGTCACCAGCGGATGGTTTGGATGAGTCGCGTGGCGGTGCATCTGGGGCAGCCAGCATTGAGCAGCTATCGCGGCCACAACCCAGGCCAGGGCGACCGCGGCGATCGCGGATCGCCTAACCACCACGCGTCGGCCTTTCATGGCGCTCACTGTATACCCCCTATGGGTATCATGTAAAGACGACTTTATGGTTGCGCAATGCCCGATGTCCTAGCAGGGTAAGAGCGCGGTTCCGAATCAACTCAAGACGAGGAGCGGTCAATGCCGGTACTGCCAACGAGCGGTCACCCCTTCGACGGAGTACAGCTCAGTAGGCGGGGCTTCATCGGCGCCGGTATCGCCGGCGGGTTCGCGCTGGCCGGGTGCCATTCGAAAAACCAGCCGGCGGGCAGGGCGGCGATGGCGGACGCTATTGCCGCGGCCGAGGCTGCCCGGCCGCACAGTGGGCGGACGGTGACCGCCAATTTGACCCCGCAACAGGCGGTGATCGACCTGGGCGGGCCGATCGTCCACACGCTGGCCTACGGTAACGCCGTCCCAGGGCCCCTGATCCGCGCAACCGTTGGTGATGAGCTGGTCGTGGCGGTGCACAACCGGCTCGACCGCCCGACGTCGGTGCATTGGCACGGCATCGCACTGCGCAACGACATGGACGGCGCCGAGCCCGCCACCCCGAACATCGGTGCGGGCCAAGACTTCACCTATCGGTTCTCCGTCCCGGACCCTGGCACCTACTGGGCCCATCCGCACACGGGGCTGGACTCCGATATGGGGCTCTATCTGCCGGTGATCGTTGACGATCCGACCGAACCACTGCGGTATGACGCGGAATGGATTGTCATCCTTGACGATTGGACCGATGGCGTCGGCAAGAGCCCACAACAGCTCTTTGAGCAACTGACCGATCCGAACAAGCCCACGACTACGACTACTAGTCCTACCACGACTACGACTACCACCACCACGACCACGACCACGACCACTGGGACGACCACTGGGACGACTACGACTACCGGGACAGGGATGCCAGGAATGCCTGGGATGCCGGGGGGCGAAGTCGGCACCAGCGACTTACTCGGCGGCGACGCCGGTGACATCGCCTACCCGTACTATCTGGTCAACGGGCGGATTCCGGCGGCGCCCAGCTCCTTCAGCGCGAAACCCCGCCAGCGGATCCGTATCCGGTTCATCAACACCGCCTCCGACACCGCGTTCCGAGTCGCCCTCGCCGGCCACACCATGATTGTGACCCACACCGACGGTTACCCGGTGCTTCCCACCCCGGTCGACGCCCTGCTGATCGGCATGGCCGAACGCTACGACGTCGTCGTGACCGCGGGCGACGGCGTATTTCCACTGGTCGCGGCCGCGGAAGGCAAGAACGCCCTGGCGCGCGCGCTGCTCTCGACCGGGGCCGGCAGCCCGCCCGATCCGCAGTTCAGGCCGGCCGAACTCAACAAACGGGTGGGTACCGTCGAGACGTTTATCGCCTCAAGCACCGCCAATCTGGGTCGTCCCGAACCGAATCTGAACTTGCCGGTGGTCCTGGGCGGCACGATGGCGAAGTACGACTGGACGATCAACGGTGAGCCCTACAGCAAGACCAAACCGCTGCACGTGCGACAGGGCCAGCGCCCGACCCTCACGTTCGACAACGCCACCATGATGTGGCACCCAATTCACCTACACGGCCATACCTTTCAGGTGATGAAGGCCGACGGAACCCTTGGCCCCCGCAAGGACACCGTCATCGTGCTGCCCAAGCAGAAGGTCCGCGCTGTGCTGGTCGCCAACAACCCCGGCGAGTGGGTCATGCACTGCCACAACACCTATCACCAGGATGCCGGCATGATGACGCTGCTGGACTACACACTGTAGGGCACCCGCGAGCAGACGTAAAAGCCCCTCGTTTCGGCACGAAACGGGGGCTTTTACGTCTGCTCGCGGAAAAAGGTGAGCAGTAACTCGTTGACGGCCGAAGACTGCTCGATTTGTGGGCAGTGGCCGGCTGCCTCGACCACCACCGAACGCCCGCCGTTGATCTGCTTGGCGATTTGCGCGGCCCAACCGGACGGAAGCAGCTTGTCGTTGCCGCCCTCGACGATCAATGCCGGAACATCGATGCGCTCGTACGGCCGTGCGCTTGACGGAACCGCCGGCGGTGGTGCATTGGGACGACGAAACCGGGCCGCTGCCACCGCTTCCCACGCACCGGGCGCGATGCTCGACTCGTAGCGACGCCACACATAGTCATCGTCGGCTGGATAACCCGCGTCGTAAAACAATGCCTCGACGACGCGGCGCATCGCTGGCAGGCTCGCGTCGTACTGCTGAAGGGCCTCAAAGTGCCGATTCTGTTGGATCTCTCCGCCGCCGCAGATGGCGACCAACGTCCGGATCGGCAACAGGGGCGCCTCCGACGTGGCGTCGGTGAGCATGTTGACGGCGCCCATCGAGTTGCCGACGAAGTGGGCGGAGCCAATTCCAAGCACCTCGCAGAAGCGCGCCACATGCCGAATGCGCATGGCTCGGCTGTTGACGAAGTCAATGACCTTCGCCGATTGTCCAAACCCGAGCTGATCCGGCGCCAAGACTCGGTACTGCGCTGCGAGCGCGGCAATGTTGCGCTCCCAGCCCAATTCGGCGTTGGCACCGAACTCGCCACCGTGCAGCAACACCATCGGGTCGCCTTCACCCGCCTCCAGATAGCTGGTGTGCAGGCCGTCGACGGCGATAGTCCGGCGTTGAATCTCCATCACTTGATCGCGATCGGATTCACCGGCGAACCCACGGCTCCCACAAATCTCAAAGGTGGCGCGACGAGCTGGAACTCATAGACACCGTCGGCCGCGCAGTCGGCCGCCAGCGCGGTGAGATCCCAATACTCGCCGAGCATCAGCCCCATGTCACGCAGGCACAGCAGGTGCAGCGGCAAGAACAGGCCCGCGACGCCGGATACCGGGTCTTCGACCTGAAGGTTGTCGGCCGCGACCGCGGCGACCTCGTGATCGTGCAGCCACTGGGCGCATCGCCAATCCAGCCCGGAGTACGGCTCACTCTTGTTACCGGTCATGAGAAACCTTGCCCACCAACCGGTTCGAACCAACACGATGTCGCCCCGCTCGATCGTCACCCGCTGGGCACGAACCACGTCGTCCAGTTCTTCGGGTGTAATCGGGTTTCCGTGCTCGAGGAAGACGTCGGCGCCCCGATGGCGGACCAGGTCGAGCAATACACCGCGCGACGTGATGCCCTTGACGTCGACCTTGTCAATGCCGCAGTGGAAGGCCCCCAGACTGGTAACCGAGCCCGCGGGGAAGCCATTGTAGAGCTGGTCGTCGTAATAGACGTGCGACAACGCATCCCACTGAGTGGCCGCCTGCAGCGGCATGATGATCATGTCGTCGTTGAAGCGAAACGGATTGTCAACGAGGTAGTTTCCCATCTGCTTCGCCGTCGGGTTTTGCTCCCACCCGGGCCCGTACTGGGCCAGTGTGTTCGCGTCGCCGCCGTCCACGGTCATCAGATGGATGGGATTGTGCCGGAATCCGTAGGCGCCCTGCGGTCCTGACGATCCGAAGTCGACGCCCAGGGGGAACACCTTGCCGTGCCGGACCAGGCTGGCGGCCTGCTGAACCTTGTCGGCGGTAATGAAATTCAGCGTCCCGAGCTCGTCGTCGTCTCCCCATCGTCCCCAATTGCTGAGATCGCTGGCGACCCGCCGAAAGTCGGCCATGCTAGCCATGAGCCTTATCCCTCCTCGAGTTCGCGGGCGATCGCAGCGGCCACGTTTCCGCCGTCGACCCAGACGATCTGACCCGAAATATAGCTTGCTGCACCGCTATTCAGAAACAGCAGCACGGCCGCCTGCTCGGCCGGATCGGCGACCCGGCCCAGCGGCTTGGCGATGTCGTCGAGATACTCGGGCCCGTAGGCGCTGCGCAGCTGATCGAGGATCGGCGTTGCGGTGACGCCTGGACCGGTGCAATTGATCCGGATGCCGCGCGCGCCGAGATCGGTGACGCGGCGCATGGTGTAGAGAATGATTGCTTCTTTGGACAATTGGTAGCCGGCGCCCAGCACGTCCGGGTGGCGAACACACCACGCCACGCCGTCCCGCATCGTCGTCGTGTTCAGCAGCGGAGCGACCTGCCGCAGGTGTTCCCGGTACCCGGATGCCGCGAGCGACGACACGCTCACAATGGCCGAGCCAGCCCCCATTTTCGGAATCAGCGCCTCGGTGATATGCCGCAGGCCCAGAAAGTTGATTGTGACGACCCGCAGCGGATCGCCGATTCCCGAGGAGACACCGGCGACATTGAAGAGAGCGTCCACGTCGCCGTCGATGGCCACGACGGCGGCGTCGATCGAAGCCGGATCGGCGAGGTCAACCTCACGGAAGTCGTTGATCTCGACCGTCGGCCGGCGCTTGTCCAGCCCGACGACGTGCGCCCCGAACTCGGTGAGCTGGCGCACCACATATTCGCCGATGCCCGACGAGCATCCGGTCACCACGGCACGACGGCCGTCGTAGCGCCACAGTTCGTCGATCACTTCTGCTGCTGCTCCTTCAAGCGCTGCGCCGCCTGGACACGACCCTCGTTGATTTCCGCCATTGCTTCCGGAATCTCGCTGGCGGTGAACTTACCGCCGCGCCCGGTGGGCAGGCCTCCGAATGAGTAGTTTTCGTCGAACTGCGGTGCGCCAAAAGGTCGTGTTTCCGGTCGGCGCGCTTCGATCTTATCGATGACGGGCGCCAGCCTTGCGGACTTGTCGGCGACCGCCTTTTGGTCGCGCTCGATGAACTCGGGCAGCACCTCCTTGCCCATCAGCTCGATGGATTCCATCGTGCCCTCGTGACTGCGCGGGTTGAGCAGCAGGATGATTTCGTCGACGCCGCTGTCCTCGTAACCGCGCAGGAATTCGCGGACGGTGGCCGGTGAGCCGATCGCGCCACGTCCGGGGCCGTACGCCAGGGTCGGGTCCTTTTCGACCTCTTCGAGGTACCGCTTCCAGACGCCGGTGCGGCCCGGAGTGTGTATTCCGGTCATGTAGTAGTGCATGATTCCGAACGAGAAAAATCCGCCGCCCTGTCCAAGGCGTTCGAGGGCCTGCTCGTCGGTCTTGGCGACCATCATCGACAGGTCACCGCCGATGGCCAGGATATTGGGGTTGATCGCCGGCGTGACCGGGACGCCGTTCTCCTCAAGCTCCTTGTAGTAGCCGTTCACCCGCTCGGTAAGCGGGCCCGGACCGGTGTAGGCGAAACTCAGTGCTCCGATGCACTTTTGGGCCGCCATCTGAACGGTTGCCGGCCGGGTGCAGGCGACCCATACCGGTGGATGCGGCTTCTGCATCGGCTTGGGGATGACGTTGCGCGCCGGCATCTCGATGTGCTCGCCCTTGAATCCCGCGAACGGCTCTTCGATCATGCAACGGATCGCGACCTCGAGGGCCTCCTCCCACTGCACACGCTTGTCGGCGGGGTCGATGCAGAATCCCCCGAGTTCGCCGACGGAAGAAGACTCACCGGTGCCGAATTCGACGCGCCCATTGGACATCAGGTCGAGCGTGGCGATGCGTTCGGCCACCCGAGCCGGATGATTGACCGCCGGTGGCAGGTGCATGATGCCGAATCCGAGCCGAATGTTCTTGGTGCGTTGGCTGGCCCCGGCCAAGAACATCTCCGGCGCTGTGGAGTGACAGTATTCCTCCAAGAAGTGGTGCTCGGTGAGCCAGACGGTGGAAAAGCCGGCCTTGTCGGCCGCCTCAACCTCGTCGAGGCAGTCCTGCAGCAGGATCCGCTCGTCGTCGGGGGCCCAGGGCCGTGGCAGGGCGAATTCGTAGAACAGCGAAATTTTCATGAATGCCTCCCATGAGCATTACGGGTCCCGGTTGCCTGCTGTGCGGCAACGTGTTTGGCTGCGACAAAGCCAAAGGTCATGGCCGGGCCGATGGTGGCCCCGGCGCCGGCGTAGCTGCGGCCCATCACCGGCGCGGCGGTGTTACCCACGGCGTACAGGCCGCGCACCACGGTGTCGTCCGGCCGCAGTACCCGCGCGCAGTCGTCGGTGCGCAGACCACCGGATGTACCGAGGTCCCCCAACACAATTCGAAAGGCGTAGTACGGCGGCGTGCCGAGCGGGTAGAGGTTTGGGTTGGGCAGGGTCGGGTCGCCGTAGTAGTTGTCGTAGGCGCTGTCGCCGCGGTTGAAATCATCGTCGTGACCCTGGCGCGCCAGTTCGTTGAAGCGCGCGGCCGTCATCCGAAGTTGCCCTGCCGGCACGCCGATCCTGGCCGCGAGTTCGTCCCAATTCGATCCGGCCTTGACCACGCCCGACTCCAGCCAGGCCGCCGGTACCTTACGCCCGGTGGGCACCGGTGCCCCGGGAAGCTTTGGTATAGGCAGGTGGCCGGCGACAACATAGCGATTGAAGGACCGGTGATCGGTGATGAGCCAGCACGGGATGTGGGCTACTCCGGACTTCTGGCCGTCGATCATCGCGTGACCGAAATCCATGTACGGTGCGGCCTCGTTGATGAAACGCTTACCCGCGCCGTTGACGATGAACTGCGCCGGCATCATGCGTTCGTTGAGCATGAATTGCATTCGGCCGTCCGGCCATTGGATGGCTGGGAACCACCAGGCCTCGTCGAGGAGATCGGTTGCCGCGCCGACACGCTGGCCGGCGCGGATGCCGTCGCCCATGGCGGCGGGATTGCCGAAGCTCCAATCCTGATCTACCACGGGTTGATGCTCTTTGCGCCAGGCCAAGTCGTGGTCGAAACCCCCGGACGCCAGGATCACCCCACAGCGCGCACCGATTCGCTGCTCGCTGCCGTTGCGCTGCACTAGCGCGCCGGTCACCGATCCGTCGGCGTCGGTAAGTAGCTCGGCCATGGGCGAATCCAGCCACAGCGGGATGCCACGCTCTTTGATCGCCAGGCGCAGCCGCGCCACCAACGACTGTCCCATCGCCGCGATCCGCTCGTTGAAAACCCTTGCCCTGACCATTCGCCAGACCAGCTTCAGGAGCACAACTTTCCCGGCCCATGACTGCCGGATTCGGTAGAACGACCGTAGTTCCTTGGGCCCCAGCCAGATTCCCTTGGGCGCCAGCGCCAGCGGCGTCAGCAACGAATCCTCGTCGGAGCCCAGCTCGCGCAGATCGATGGGTGGAACATTGATCGTGCTGCCAAGTTCGGACGCTCCGGGTAATTCCGGATAGTAGTCGGCATAGCCGGGCTTCCACACGAACTCCAGCCACGGGCTGAGCCTTTCCAGGAAATCCAGCATTTGCGGCGCCGACGCGACGTATTGCCGTATGCGTGCTTGGCTGACGAGTCCGTCGGTGATCTGCCGTAGGTACGCCACAACGCCGTCCGGGTCGGGCGCACAGCCCGCTCTGCGCTGCGCCGGTGCCCCCGGTACCCAGATACCGCCACCCGACAGGGCCGTCGAACCGCCGAAGTAACTCGACTTTTCCACAACCAACACGTCGAGCCCGAACGCCGCCGCGGTCAGCGCGGCTGTCATGCCGCCGCCGCCGGAGCCGACCACGAGTACGTCCACAACCCGATCGAACTCGCTAACTTCGTCGAAGAGCTCAGCACTCATGCGATCGGCGCCGCCGTTCTGATCGCGAACCCGGCGATCAGGTCCGGGGCCTGCTTGTAGTAACGCACCGTGGTCTGGTATTGCCCCGCCGTCGCCAGGGCCGCGAAAGCGGCAACCCACGTGCGGATTTCATGGGCCGACGAGCCGCCCTCGTGCAGCACGAATGAGTTCGACCAGCTGTCGAGGTCGGCGAGGTGGCCTCCGTCGACGACTTCTAGGAAGTGCTGATCCCAGGCCGGGTTGAGGGACTGCAGGTCGCTATCTCCGACGACGAAGTTCTTGGCCGCGTCGATCACGGCGGTCTGGCGGGCCTGGCGCTGCTCGGCCGTCATCGCTTTGCCGTGCACGATGCGTTCTAGAACCGCCGGACCGGCTGTGTCCAGCGTCGGCACCGGCGGGCTATGCGAGAGACCCCCGGATCCGACCACCAGCACCCGACGTTCCAGGGCCGCCAAGAAGTTGCCCACCGCGGTGCCTAGTGCTCGGCACCGATGTAAGGGCCCCAGCGGCGCCGCGATCGCGTTGATGAAGATCGGGAGCACCGGGTGCGAAATCGCAGCGCCAAGCAGCTTCTCCAGCGGCTGGACCGTGCCGTGGTCCACGTCCATGCTGGCCGATACCGCGATATCGACACCCGCACCGAGCACGGCCTTAGCACAGTCCTCGGCAACGTCTTGGGGAACGTCGAGTGGACCAGCATAGGTGCCGTAGTCGCCGACACCGTTGGCGCGCAGGCCGATACAGAACGGCGGCATCACCTTGTAAAAGAATCCGTTGTAGTGATCCGGGGCAAAGATGACGACGAGTTCGGGGTCGTACTCGCTGACGAACTCTCGGGCCTGGGCGATGCCTGCATTCACGTCGTCAAGCAGATCCTGGGGTGGCCCCGGTAGATTCAGGAGCGGGCTGTGCGACATACAGCAAAGGGCCAGTGGCATTGTGGGATTCACCCCCTCCCGGAGTCAGCGCGAGCGCAGCGACTACCGACGCGCTCAACTCCGGCGCGAGCTGAGCGATACACGCGCCGGCGATAAACCGGTCCGGGCGCAGGAACAACACCGATTGTCGGTGGATGTCGAACCAGCTCTTGAGATCACCGGTGCGATCACCCACGATCGCGACATCGGGATCATCGTGTCCGGTCCAGTGCAACTGCACCAAGGGCCGGACGGCGACAAAACGCGCGCCCAGGTCTTTCCAGTGCGCAAACGCCGCATCGCCGAGGATATTGCGCGGGTTGTTGTTCCAGCACAGCACGGAAAACCAAGTGCCCAGCACGTCGTCCAGCAGGACGTTCTGCTGCGTCCGGGTATCGACCCGAGGCTGAATGAACAGCGTCCCGACCGGCGATCCCGGATCCCGGGGTCGCGTATGCGCTACCGCCCCACGCTCGTAACGCGGCATTGGCTTGAACCGCATCTCGAGCACATATCGCTTGAGCGAAGGCACAATTGACGCCGAGCGCACGACGAGGTCACGCGCGATAGTCACCCGACGGTTGGTGGGTGAGATCGCCCGACCCACCATGGTGGAAAGGTCGATCATCGCCCGCGCGTGCTTGCGGCGCTCGATGTCGTAGGTGTCCAGCAGTTCGTCGCCGGCGCCGGTCACCACCGCCGCCAGCTTCCAGCCCAAATTCGCCGCGTCCCGGATGCCGCTGTTGTATCCCTGCCCCTGCCACACCGGCATCAGGTGCGCGGCATCGCCGGCCAACAGCAGGCGTCCGCGGCGGAACGCGCCGGCGATCCGGGAGTGATGGGTATAGACCCGCCGCCGGATCACGTCGACTCGGTCGGGATGGGGTACCAGCCGCGCCAGCATCCGTGTCAAGAACGCCGGATCCTGCGCCTGCTCGTCGGACTCGTTGGCGTGAATCATGAACTCGAACCGGCGAATCCCGTGCGCGATCGAGATCGAGGCATACGGGCGTTCGGGGTCGGCACCGACCTCGCTGTTCGGATGACCGAGCGGATCGTTGGCGATGTCGACGACCAGCCACCGCGTCGACGAGGTCGTTCCGTCGAAGGACACCCCCATCATCCGTCGGGTGGTGCTGCGCCCGCCGTCGCAGCCGACAACATAACGTGCCCGCACGCTGGCTGTCCCGCCGTCTCCGCCGAGCTCGGCGGTGACCGCGTCGCCGTCGTCCCGGCACGCCGTCATCGGACGGCTCCACCACACCTCGACGTGTTCGAATCTGCGTACCCCAGCAAGCAATTCAGCATCGACGAGTGGCTGCACAAAGCCGTTTCGTTTCGGCCAGCCGAAACGAGCATCGGGCGGGGCCATTTCGGCAAGCACCCGGCCCTTGGCGTCGACGAAGCGCAGGATCTGGTTGGGCACGGTGTGCGGCAAGACCCGGTCGATCAGGCCGATCGACTGGAAGGTGCGCAACGCCTCGTCGTCCAGCCCAACCCCCCGCGGGTAGTCGACGAGCGTGGCACGCTCGTCGACCACCAACGTGCGAACATCGTGCAGGCCAAGGATGTTGGCCAACGTCAAACCCACCGGACCGGCGCCGACGACCAGTACGTCGACGTCTACACACTGCCCGGCGGAAACCATCACCGCCCCAGCAGGAAATCGAGATGCAGGCGATTAAAGGTCTTGGCGTCCTCATACTGCGGCCAGTGACCGCAACCCGGCATCAGCTCGAAGCGCGCTCCGGGAATCATCGAAGCGATGCGGCGGCCCTCGGGTACGTCGGCAGTCGGGTCGTGGCTGGTCCAGAGCACCAGCGTGGGTGCGGCGATGGCCCCATATTCCTCGGGGCCCAGCAAGTTTCGGGCCCGGATCTCCGGCTCCTGCAGCGCCATGATGTCGCGCATCGCCGCGACGAATCCCGGTTGCCGATAGATCCGCTGCCGGCTGGCAACCAAATCGTCGTAGTCCTTCGACTTGTCCGCCATCAGCCATTTGATCCGCGCCTGCACGGTCTCCCAGGTCGGGTTCTCGGCCGCGGCCATCGATAAGGTGATGATCCGCTGCATCACCTCCGGATCGGCCTGAGAGCCGCCGGCCGTGTTGAGCACCAGCCGGTCGATCACGTCCGGATGATCGACGGCGGCGCGGGCGGCCACCCAGCCGCCGAGGGACTCGCCGCTGAGGCTGATGCGATCCACCCCGATGGCGCGTACCACCGCCATCACGTGTTCGACATAGTGACGGATTTCCAGCGGATGGCCCGGCTTGTCCGTATAGCCGTGGCCCAGCATGTCGATCGACCAGGTCCAGAAATGCTCGGCGTGGGCGGCCAGATTTCGCACGTACGCTTCGGCGTGGCCGCCCGCGCCGTGTAATAGCACCAGCACCGGCGCCGTCGGATCACCGGCACGCAGGTAGCGGGTTCGGATCCCTCCAGCCAAGAGGTAGCCCTGCTCAAAGGGAACACCTTGGAGATCGCTCCACACGCTTTCGAAATCCGCCACGGTTCCTCTTTGGCGTCGCTTCCAGTGGTTGTGCTAATATCGCACTCTAATGTGCGTTATATATAGAGCTTCGCTCGCGCGTCCGGGTCTGTCAAGGCTGTGACAGGTTCACAGACGCTCGCTCGGGGTCTCACCGCGCTGCAGTTGGTAGCGGCCTCCCCGACGGGGCTCACCATGCAAGAAGTTGCCGACCACGTCGGTGTGCACCGGACCATCGCCTACCGACTGCTGTCGACGTTGACCCAGTTTCGGCTGGTTTCCAAAGGAGAGGACGGGCGGTACCGGCCGGCGGCCGGCCTGGCGGTTTTGGGAGCGTCCTTCGACCACAACCTGCGCCAAGTGTGTCTGCCGACGCTGCGCAGCCTGGCCGACGAGTTGGGCACCACCGTGTCCCTGCTGGTCGCCGAGGGCGACGAGCAGGTGGCGATCGCGGTGATCGTGCCGACCCAGGTCGCCTACCAGCTCGCCTTCCACGAAGGCAGCCGCTATCCGCTGGACCGCGGTGCCGCCGGGATCGCGCTGCTGTCGAGCATGCCCCCGCGTCCGGGGGAACGCGACCTGGTCGCCGCGGCTCGCGAACGCGGCTGGGTGATGACGCACGGCGAGATCGAGCCCAACACCTACGGCCTGGCCGTAGCCGTCCAACGACCCGCGCCGTCCCCGCCAACCTGCATCAACCTCATCTCCCACCGCGAAGACGTGGTGATGCGGGGCAAGGACGCCGTCATCGAGGCCGCAACTCGGTTGTCTGCGCTGCTGAGCTGAAGGGATACCAGGCATGTCGTGGGCCGATGCAAGCGATGTCTCCGATGTTTGCGATGTCATAGTGCTCGGCAGCGGCGGCGCTGGGCTCACCGCCGCGTTGTCGGCGGCGGCCGCCGGCGCTTCGGTGCGGGTGTATGAGAAAGCGCCGACCGTCGGCGGCACCACCGCCGTGTCGGGTGGCATCGTGTGGATCCCGGCCCATCACCGATGCCCCGACCGGGAGCTGACGGTGGCCGACGCGCTGCAGTATTTGCGCGCGCAGTCATTTGGTTCGATGGATGCGGCTCTGGTGGAAACATTCGTGCGGACCGGCCCGGCCATGCTCGACTTCGTCGAGGCACACAGCGGTGTGCGCTTCGAGATCGCCGCCGGCTTCCCCGACTACCAACCCGAGCTGCCCGGCGGACAGCCGACCGGTGGCCGGTCATTGAGCGCGGCTCCCTTTGACCTCAACCAACTCGGCGACTGGGCCGAGCGGATCACGTCGTTTCCCGCCGATTGGTCCAACGTCGGGTTCGACGCCGAGACCAGAGCCCGGTTACATGCCGATGTTGAAACAAGTTCAGACGAGCTGTGCGTGGCCGGCACCGCCCTGATCGCCGGGCTGTTAAAGGGTTTGCTGGACGCCGGGGTGACACCATGCACGAACGCGCGTGCCGAGGACCTGATCGTCGAGTCCGGCAAAGTCACCGGCGTCCGGATCGCCCACCTGGGACCCCAAGCGGGACACAGCATCAACGTCCGCGCCCGACGCGGCGTCATCCTGGCCACCGGCGGATTCGAATGGGATCCGGTTCTGGTGCAAGCCTTTCTTCGCGGTCCCATGCACGGCGCGGTCTCACCGCCGAACAACACCGGTGACGGGCTGCGCATGG is a genomic window containing:
- a CDS encoding bifunctional 3-(3-hydroxy-phenyl)propionate/3-hydroxycinnamic acid hydroxylase, which encodes MVSAGQCVDVDVLVVGAGPVGLTLANILGLHDVRTLVVDERATLVDYPRGVGLDDEALRTFQSIGLIDRVLPHTVPNQILRFVDAKGRVLAEMAPPDARFGWPKRNGFVQPLVDAELLAGVRRFEHVEVWWSRPMTACRDDGDAVTAELGGDGGTASVRARYVVGCDGGRSTTRRMMGVSFDGTTSSTRWLVVDIANDPLGHPNSEVGADPERPYASISIAHGIRRFEFMIHANESDEQAQDPAFLTRMLARLVPHPDRVDVIRRRVYTHHSRIAGAFRRGRLLLAGDAAHLMPVWQGQGYNSGIRDAANLGWKLAAVVTGAGDELLDTYDIERRKHARAMIDLSTMVGRAISPTNRRVTIARDLVVRSASIVPSLKRYVLEMRFKPMPRYERGAVAHTRPRDPGSPVGTLFIQPRVDTRTQQNVLLDDVLGTWFSVLCWNNNPRNILGDAAFAHWKDLGARFVAVRPLVQLHWTGHDDPDVAIVGDRTGDLKSWFDIHRQSVLFLRPDRFIAGACIAQLAPELSASVVAALALTPGGGESHNATGPLLYVAQPAPESTGATPGSA
- a CDS encoding IclR family transcriptional regulator, which translates into the protein MTGSQTLARGLTALQLVAASPTGLTMQEVADHVGVHRTIAYRLLSTLTQFRLVSKGEDGRYRPAAGLAVLGASFDHNLRQVCLPTLRSLADELGTTVSLLVAEGDEQVAIAVIVPTQVAYQLAFHEGSRYPLDRGAAGIALLSSMPPRPGERDLVAAARERGWVMTHGEIEPNTYGLAVAVQRPAPSPPTCINLISHREDVVMRGKDAVIEAATRLSALLS
- a CDS encoding FAD-dependent oxidoreductase, with the protein product MSWADASDVSDVCDVIVLGSGGAGLTAALSAAAAGASVRVYEKAPTVGGTTAVSGGIVWIPAHHRCPDRELTVADALQYLRAQSFGSMDAALVETFVRTGPAMLDFVEAHSGVRFEIAAGFPDYQPELPGGQPTGGRSLSAAPFDLNQLGDWAERITSFPADWSNVGFDAETRARLHADVETSSDELCVAGTALIAGLLKGLLDAGVTPCTNARAEDLIVESGKVTGVRIAHLGPQAGHSINVRARRGVILATGGFEWDPVLVQAFLRGPMHGAVSPPNNTGDGLRMAMAHGADLANMGEAWWVPIVQIPGDTIDGKQRSRSVRLERTRPRSIIVNQAGRRFVNEACDYNSMAGAFHYLDPRNGYVNDRGWIVFDSVHLQRYGFLGIAPGQQVPEWFCESADLAELAVKTGIDADGLHRTIEQWNRDVAIGADPEFGRGSSAYDGYWGDDRATTLAGKTLGPIDSAPYFAVPVCVGAMGTKGGPRTDREGRVFHVSGELLPGLYAAGNAMAGITGRAYGGAGGTIGPAMVFGYRAGYAAASGRSIDQGTHTRSSQALRGNSTQT
- a CDS encoding alpha/beta fold hydrolase, with the translated sequence MADFESVWSDLQGVPFEQGYLLAGGIRTRYLRAGDPTAPVLVLLHGAGGHAEAYVRNLAAHAEHFWTWSIDMLGHGYTDKPGHPLEIRHYVEHVMAVVRAIGVDRISLSGESLGGWVAARAAVDHPDVIDRLVLNTAGGSQADPEVMQRIITLSMAAAENPTWETVQARIKWLMADKSKDYDDLVASRQRIYRQPGFVAAMRDIMALQEPEIRARNLLGPEEYGAIAAPTLVLWTSHDPTADVPEGRRIASMIPGARFELMPGCGHWPQYEDAKTFNRLHLDFLLGR
- a CDS encoding 3-carboxyethylcatechol 2,3-dioxygenase, which translates into the protein MSHSPLLNLPGPPQDLLDDVNAGIAQAREFVSEYDPELVVIFAPDHYNGFFYKVMPPFCIGLRANGVGDYGTYAGPLDVPQDVAEDCAKAVLGAGVDIAVSASMDVDHGTVQPLEKLLGAAISHPVLPIFINAIAAPLGPLHRCRALGTAVGNFLAALERRVLVVGSGGLSHSPPVPTLDTAGPAVLERIVHGKAMTAEQRQARQTAVIDAAKNFVVGDSDLQSLNPAWDQHFLEVVDGGHLADLDSWSNSFVLHEGGSSAHEIRTWVAAFAALATAGQYQTTVRYYKQAPDLIAGFAIRTAAPIA